A region of the Pygocentrus nattereri isolate fPygNat1 chromosome 27, fPygNat1.pri, whole genome shotgun sequence genome:
TCTCCTGGTGTCAGTTACAAGCATGAATGAGCACCTTCAAGCCAGAAAGATCGGATCTAAGCAAAAAATCTGAACTGAGCAATGGGGGTTGTAATGTAACAGCTGCCTGCGCGGGCCATCATGATGAAAAATGAGACTTTCAGAGCAAGATAACAATCtccattccaaagaagttggggcagtaggaaaaatgcaaataaatacaaaaagcaGAATTCCACTGTGACCCATATTTAAACAAcagcagtacaaagacaagatatttaatgttctcttttagtttcattatttttgtaaatgtacgTTCTTCCTGAAATTGATACTTTCTAAAAAAAACTGGGACAGTGGCAATTTAAGACTACAAACatgattaaatatttagaaaacatTCTAAAAGAGGTGATATAATCATGTAGAATCATGCTTAGGTGTAAATGTAGCACATAGGTAAGGCTTAGTCCTTAGGACAGGTAGAGGCTTGCCACTTGAAAATGCATCATCAGATAGTTCACCTGTTTAAGAATAACATTCCTCagcaaggattttaggtatttcaccctgTGTAATGCATAGTATCAAAAAATCCAAAAGGAAATCCAGAAGAATCCCTGTGCATAAAAAGCAATGTCAAGAACTACAGCTTGTATGGTTGTGACCTTAGATCCCTCAGAATTCAAGGCatggaatactttgacaaaaatTTGTCAATAAAAACGgcttgtcactgcatccacaaatacaaatTAAGAGTGTACTGTGCACAGGTGAAGCAGTATGACAACAACATCTACAAATACTGCTGACTTCTTCCGGGTTTGCACtgatctgaaatggactgatgcacactGGTACTGTGGTCCAAGGCAGAAGTCTTGTGAGACTAGGCCATCACTATACCCCCACTTCTTACCTAGTTCCTTATAACCCTTAATTTTGATTTAGCTGCAGTCACTTTCGTACTATGGACTAGTTATTTTACATTAACTAGATCATTATAAACATGCACTCTGCTTTGGCTTGCCTTCAGCATTATCCAAATCTGCCATACTGTGTGGTCTGAATGTACTCTGTCTCATACCATCAAATtagattgtttatttttattataccTTTTCATTTGCTTGTCAGTGGTCGAGCAGCAGTCAACATTTTAGAGCCGTCTTGTCTTTTCTGTTGCCTAAACATTGGTAAACATTTCTATTAATTATACTTCTTTATGACTGTAGATGGTACCGATGATCTGGTGGCATTTGCAgatgttaaatgtttaatataataGTTAAACAGTTtatattatgaatatgaatgtaaatgcaTCCTTCAGCCAgtttatacacattttttttctctgtttgacTCGATGTGGCCCATTAAATTGTCTTTAAGAGGCAATAATAACTGTCTTTAGATTAAAAACAATTTGTGTGTGCTCTTGGTGCAGGAGTACTCAGACTTCCAGTATAGACGGAGGCACAGGCAGCGGAGGAGAGGGGACCTACTCAGCTTACATAGTCTCCGCAGCAACACCCCTGAACCCGGCGACCCCAATGCCAGCACTTTAGGTACCCTGATCCCACATCTCAATGGCTTTTTGTCGATGCAGAGCCAAATGTTAAGAGGTTCCCTTTGttgtatgaaaatgaaatgagttTGTGTTTCACAGATCCTCAAGAAGGAAGTGGATCAAGGAGATATGATGTGACCACGGTGAGTTTAACCACTGCTTCCATTGTTGTGTAACTGAGGTTTACTGAAGCGTGCATGAAATACATCTCTTTATTACTTCATATTATTTGAAGAACTCTAAAGCATGTAATAAGTATGAGCCATCTCTgtcaaagcatttaaaatgaagaaaactcaATGTATCATAGCCATTCAGCTAAAAATAATCAACATCAACTTGAAATCAGAATGGGTCTTTCTACCTTGTTAGCTCATATACCCATGGTGGGTGTAAACAAATATATAGATGCAATGTGCTTAATATTACCAAGTATATGAGCTAACAAGGTAGAAAGACCCATTCtgatttcatatatatatatatatgtatatatatgtgtgtgtgtgtgtatatatatatatatatatatatatatacacacacacattttagtgcacagttactgtttgtttgctgaagttAACAAATTACGGCAAATGTTatgtcacattttacatttcatgtttattttatttatgttaaagtcagcaaataaatagaaattttgcactaaaattagcatgaACATGCCTGATTTCCTGTACAGgatatgttcatttattttcacaatgTAACTTGTAATTTGACCGggtttttcaaacttttgcatattgcTTAActtccatgtttttgttttgaacaAAATAATCTGTTGAAAGTTATTTAGGTTGGTGCATTCTTATCTGTATAACTGAGAGTTTTCTGTACCAGACCTATAACTACAGTGGTTGTAACAGAAATCTCTATTTTGGGGCAGGCTCTCGGCTCATTGGATGAAGATGACCCAAACATCCTTCTGGCTATCCAGCTGTCCCTGCAGGAGTCTGGGCTGGCCTTGGACTCAGAGCCCCAGGATGTGCTCAGCTCTGACGCCTGTTTGGGGGCCATCGGTTCCTCACTGCCTTCCAGACTAGAGCCTGTCCCTCACACTGTGGAGCTTCCCCGCGCTTcgctcagcagctcagagctgTTGGAGCTGGGGGACAGCCTAATGAGGCTGGGCAACATCAGCAGCCAGTACATGCCTGCCAACCTGCACTCCTACACTGATGGCCCAGGTCTGGACCCCACTGCAAATGCTAACCTGCTTGGCAACATCATGGCCTGGTTCCATGACATGAATCCCCAGAATATTGCATTGATCCCCTCAGCCAATGCAGACGCTAGTCCTGATCCGCCTGCTTCTGACGAGGCACTGAAACTGCCCCCCCAACCACAGGAGGGGGATAGTGGGGTAGAAAAACCTGAACAGAGTCTTCACTTTCTAGTTAAGGAAAATGAGGACCTGGAGAGGCCGAGCCTTTTGGAGCTGGAGTGTGTGGACAGTTCAGACTTGCCCAAGACAGATGCAGACTTGGAAGAGTTGCACTACAGTGTAGACCTTGGTAGCACTGCTCCTCACGAGAGTGACTGTGACTCCCATCCACAGCCCACTGAGCTCTCCTCAGAATGGGAGGAACAAGAGCATCTGGTCTGAGGAAAGAGGCTAATGCAGCTCCTTAACCTGAGTGCTCTTAATGTGGCCAAACACTATATATAGGATCAATTATTGTGATGGATACAGGAAAGGAAGTGTTCGTGCCATGTGGTTAAACAGCATGTCTGTGGACTCTGTGGAGGCtgattaaaggaatactccagtgtttttcgACCTACTCTCTATTGGGTTAAATCTCTTTGCTTCAGCACCTGCCCATTGATGTAATAAGTCAGTTATTCAAGTAAACAGATTTTCTGTCCTTTGATTAAGTGCAGGGAAACATGTCAAAATTGCTGTCCATGGTAAGTGACAGATGTGGCAGAGACTAGGTTGAAAAACACTTCCTTTTTCCTTTATATAATACAGGTAAAGGAAAACATTTGAGATAAAATAAGAAAGAATGAGGAGAACGCTGCAGATGCTGAAGGTCTAAGtcttatgagaaaaaaaaaccctgttcAGGGTTGCTGTTTAAACTTTAGTGGTACCAGAAAAATAAGATACTTTTCTAAAAGCAAATCCTTTAAAGGCTATAACGAAAGGAAAGTGAATGATGCTTCTGctcttttatttatgtatttatttttcaaaaggagaaaaaaatgagcTCATGCATAAATGTGAAAGACTTTAATTGAAATAAGTTTCTGATGTCTTTAAAATTTAagatgcagtttgcacaatcaAGTCCTGCATTGATCTCAGTAATCATTACTGAGATCATAATACATTCTCACACCATAATTCTTGTTTGCTTCAAGCATTTACTTCAGCACACAGACCtattgcattttctttaaagaCAGTTTTGCCTCAAATGATCTAAACCCACATTCTGAACAGTGCCTCAGAGGCATTCCGGTGATTACATTGTGCCTACTTTTGCTAAGAACTAAGTATATATCCTAGGTCATCCATCCCAAAAGGGTTGACTGctaaacattattaaacatttattactgtactgtacagtacTAGAaattgcataatgtaaagttgAAGTCCTTTCTAAACTTGCCACAAGAGGCCACTAGAGCTCAACGAGAAGGGCTGGCCAGGGCTTAAGAGACTAAAGCAGAAGAAAgcttgcttttttttctatacatgCTTTTTCAGTTGTATAtttgtatgcaaacatttgggcaCCCCAGgtgaaattacatgttttgtaatttgtagtgaaaataagtacacatctcTACTCTTCAaggaacacacttctgcacatttaataaacaattaCTATTTGCTGAAagtatttgagaaaaaaagaacacaaaatatttttagattttatgtttaatttttttccagtttgttAAACTCAATTCTAGCAAATAGAAATTGTTTACTATAATTTGCAGAGAAAAATGTTTCCTGTaacacattttcacttagaaaataaacaagacaATCAAAAAAATTTCATTTGACTGacggtgttcaaactttttgcaTACCTCTGTATCATTCAGTGTGCCTTTTTATGTCCTTCACCTACAAATTTGTGTTGccacatttatgttttatttatagtttCTGTCACCTCTCATTGTAAGGAATGCATTCAGTTAATGAAATGTAAAGAGACTGCATTTTTTGTCAGACCAGACTTTTACAATCAAAGCATTTTTCAGAAACATTTTGTATCTTCATGGACCTACCTGATGTTAAGTCATTGCTTGGATTTCTTATACACTAAATTGTCTCCTGTGTAGATGGATTGCATACTCTAAAATACAAAGTTAGAGGTTGGCAAATGAGAGCTTTGTTTTTATGACTAAAGTGTCATACAGTGCCATCTACATATATTGGCAGCTGTGGTAAACTTGAGCAAACAGGGCTGTAAAAATTCTGTATCTTTTTGTTCTTATTATCTTAtcttttgttcaaaatattaacaaaaatatagCCTTTATTTAAAGTAcagttatttaaagaaaaatcttaaatcttgccatgaaacaaatatttttcttGAATCTGTATGTGCCACAATTATGCAGCCTCACTTTGCAAAGATAACAGCTGTGAATCTGTAATGTCTAATAAGACTGAAGAACACATGGCAAGTGATCTAAAACCATTCCTCCATACAGGATCTCAGATACCTCCAAGCCCACTTTAGGCTTCTTTGCTTTCTGGTTGTTCTTAATGTCCATGATACCATGTCTCTAAACAAGTTGGCCAGTGCCATTGGAAGAAAAATAGCCCCACAGCATTACAGATCCACCACCACCATACTACACAGTAGGGATGGGGTACTTTTCTACATGGCTATTTTGCATCTACACCAGACTCACCTCTACTGTTTCTTGCCAAAACCctgttttggtctcatctgatcATAGACCATGgtcccactgaaagttccagTATTGTCTGGCAAACTTGCTTTGAATTTTTTGGTCCTTGACAccagaggcttccttctggcaACCTTCCCACACAACCTAACCAATCTAACTCTGAGACCTAACCAATATCTGCAGATCCCCAGCTGTGATCCTTGGAGATTCTTTGGCCACTCAAACCATCCTGTTAATTATTGCTCTGATACTGGAAATTGGTATTTTCATGTTTAGCTACATTCTTGTAGCCCTTTCCTGATTTGTGTAGTTCAACAACCTTTTGTCACAAATTATTCCTGTATTCTTTGGTCTTTCTCATAGTGATGGATGTCTAAGGGAGTTTGGCCTGTGTACTGTCAAATATTTATACTGTGGTGTAGCAGGAAGTCACAGCTGACCATTTGAATGTTCTAAACACTCAGGTGAACTTCAGAACATGAATTAACAATGGGAATATACTTCAATGAGATTTCACTCATAAGAGCTTCTAGGAGTGGCAACAATTGTGGTACACatagatttgagaaaaatatttattccagagaagatttttttttcaattatttcaaatattcagataaagataaacattttgttaatattttgaatcaCAAATGAAAAGGATAAGCTACAAATAATGTTTGTATAGCATGTTATGATTACCAGGAGTGCTAATGTTTGTAGAGGCCCTGTATATAAATACcagggttttttttaaaaccaggATTAATTTTAGTGCTATCAGATcagacattttcatttgttgtaATGATTCCCAAAACCTAAATCAGGTTTAAACTCCATGTTGATTGGACATAGTCTGTTCAGAACAACCTGCAGTTTTGAAAGTTAAGAAACTAAAAGCAAACAGATTTTATGAAATGTCTTGCGTAAATCAGTGTGTGGCCTATATGACGGGTATCATTTCAGGTTGTAGATCTGGTAGTTCCTGTGCTTTGTTTTAAGTTATGAGTGACAGACCCTGTGTCCTAAAGAGAATGTCATGATGGTACATTGATGATGACCCAACTATTTGTTTGCGTTTTTCTGCGCTTTAACTGTTAAACTCCAACCTTCTtcctcaaaaacattttttttcacttttccagtttattaaattattttttgggACTTATGTGCTTCTAAACTAAGATACAGCCCAAAATAACTTTATATTGGCTTCCAGGAGGGCGAGGGGACTGCAGTTGCTGATTCAAAAAGGGTCTCCTGTATGGTTTTGAAAACCACATGCATGAAAATCTCATATTAGGTTATTATGaattataaaaacatatttgaagaCATTACGAAACATTCATAATAACAAAACTCTTTGCTAAGCTTGATGTACTAACTTCAATTGCCTGTGTTCCTCTGTCTGAGCAGGAAGAAAGGGGGAGGTAATgatatacataaacacatctGTAACAACCATAAGACATGTAACATTCAGAAGAACGTATAACAAAAGGTTATATCTTgcgtgtgtttttgtttgttatatgGTCTTAATAGTGGTTGGGAGTAATAGCACAACTGCTGTAAAATGCTGTGTTGCTGCAATAGTGATATATCCCAACAGTATTTCAGATATATGAAGGCTATTTTGCTGTGTGGTTCTATGCCCTGTCTGCAGTGTATCTTACTTTTGAAGCACCCATTTTAAGTAAATATTCAAACatcaacttaaaaaataaatattgtaaaacCTGAAAACTAGGAGGGGAATTATGATAAACAGGCTACTATTCCTTTAATGGTATAAGACcgttttaatttctttttaaatgaaaagatgaGGTAACCATTAATTTTGAACTATCATTTGCACTTTCAGAGACTGTACCAGTAATTGAAAGCTTCAGTAAAGGTTTACTCAGATTAAAAGACTAAGTGAATGGCGTCTCCTTTGTGTTCATGTGATAATTATGAATTGATATTGAATTGAGTTTCACTTGTACTTCGCATTACACTGTATGAAATACTGATAATGTAACTTGAAATGACACTTGCATTTGGATTGTTTAGGCCCCCTGAGTCCTCATCGGCATCTGCTAGTGGCCCAAATGGAAACggaggcttttattttgaaggctGCTGAGATTGCCCGGAAGAGGTTACAGAGCCgaaggagaagaagggaggCTAGGCTGAATGGATGATGGGCGGTGTTGTTTGCTGTTACAGTTCAGTATTACTACCAGCAGCACTGACACATTTGCGTTAACGTAGGAAAACGTTTCACTTACAGTGACTTTTAGGAGCACAGAGTTACGCTCGGCAGCAAACAAGCACGACTCGCTCCGAGCGCTAGGTTAGCGTTAGCTGCCTGAGCTAAGAGTAATAACAGACTGTCGCCTGTCGTCCAGAGAAAAGATGCCGTTGGGTTTAAAGCCGTGCTGTGCTGTCTGCAAGACCAACTCGTCGTCTATGTGGAAGAAGGGAAACCAGGGGGAAATTCTCTGTAACAACTGCACGTCTAAAAGCAGCATCACCGGAGGCTCGGGGCTGTCGGCCTCGTCCGCCGCTCAGCAGAATAATGGCGGGGGGAAGCAGGTTTGATTGGACTTGTGATTCCAGAAATATCAGGCTTTGTAATAGAAGTAGGGCATCACTTTCTCTTCCTTCGCTGAATTAGTTGGAAACCTGTACACTTTAAAACCCCGTTTCAGAAGAGTTCACTGAATTTAAGTAAACGGAATGTAAAGCAGATTATTATTCTGCCTTCTTACTGTTAAAGGTTCAGCGACTCAGTTTTAGGACAGCCAGGTTACATTTTTAAGTTGACCCAATAATTTTTTGACAGTGTATGTATTCGTAAGTGTATGTAAGTGGGAAATGAGAAATTTGATACATGCTCGCGAAATCTAGGCTGATGACAGGCTGTCTGAATGACATACTGTATCCATGTTATTAACGTACACGTTCTCCCATTACTCAGTTATCAGTTACTGACAGTGAATCCTTCTGCTCGTTTCTGCATTATgcccctcctgctctctctctcacacacgcatacacacacacacacacacacacacacacattctaagccgcttcttcctCCTACTTTCATGttgtaatttaaataaaagtatCAAAATAGAGTATTTACAGCATTCAGTAATAGTTTAAAGTATAAAACAGTTGAAAGTTTGAAATGGTTtatatgtatgtgagtgagtgtttctgtttaaaaaaatcaacatacaATAAGTTATTATCTAGTTATTGCTAATGCCCAATTTGCTGTTgaaagtaagtgtgtgtgtgtgtgtgtgtgtgtgtgtgtgtgtgtgtacttattcttatatataatgtattgcTGCTCTTCTAGTCTAAGCAAGAGATCCACAGGCGGTCAGCACGCCTAAGAAGCACCAAATACAAGGCCCCTGCATCCGAGAAGAAAGTCTCGACCAAAGGAAAAGGGAGACgacacatttttaaactaaaaaatgtAAGTGCTTTCCACAGAGGTACTTATACTCTTATTGTTGTCAAGCCTTTCAAGTTTAGACGGAGTAAGTGATAATGCATTTTCCCCTCTTCAGCCTATCAAAGCTCCAGAGTCTGTGTCCACAATCATCACTTCAGAGTCAATCTTCTACAAGGTTCGATTATTTTCTAATTCACATTTCAAATATAATTTCAAACAGATATTGCTTTCCCTAacttcttccttcttctccaTCAGGGTGTTTATTATCAAATAGGAGATGTCATAAAAGTAATAGATGAAGAGGATGGTAAACCTTATTTTGCACAGATCCGTGGTTTTGTTCAAGACCAGTACTGCGAAAAGAGTGCTGCATTAACCTGGCTGATCCCTACCCAGTCCAGTCTAAGGGATCAGTTTGATCCTGGCACATACATAGTTGGTAAGTGATTATTCATATTCAAACAAATGCAGACATCCTTAAATATGAAAGACTAACAGAGTTGCTTTAACTGCCCAGGTCCAGAGGAGGATTTGCCAAGGAAAATGGAATACCTTGAATTTGTCTGCCATGCTCCATCAGAGTATTTCAAGTCAAGAAGTTGTCCGTTTCCAACAATACCTATTCGTCCGGAGAAAGGCTATATGTGGACCCATATTGGACCCACACCTGCTGTTACAATCAAAGAAACAGTTAGCTGCAATTAAGTACAAGCATCTTTAACagtttataatattataaacaGAGACTAAGAGTTAAGTATTGAATTGAGGAAAAGAGCGGTTCTCTCCCAGTCAGTCTTTTTTCACTTAATTTAATGGTAGCCTTATTTTAAAGGCTTCTCCATGATCCCATTCTGTGCTGGTAAAGACTAGCATGTGTCTGGCATACATGGCAGTCTGCCACTATATTTTGGAGCTATTGACTGTGTAGCATGTTGAAGTACCTCAGCATCGTCAGAGAAGAATGTGAAGTGCTATACTTTAACACACGACAAAACAAACGTCAAGTTGGTTGGTATGGAGCTCAGTGACTGTGAAGAGTGGAATCCTGTTGACTTTGCCGAGGAGCAAGGTCAGTTGTGTTGCAGAAGACATCATCCTTGTCAAAGCATGGCACAATTTAGAACAACAACAGCATCTATTTGCTGGGTGTCTAAATggacatttacatttgtaaatattgtaatGTATGTAAATCTTTCTTTAGAAAATAAAGATTCACATTAGTTTCTCTGGGATTATCATTAGTGAATGGTCTGAAAATTATATTTCTCCCTTCAAAATGCTAATCCCTCAAGAACCTGCTTCTATCACTTTAGGCATTTGCAGTACAGACATAGCGTAAAAGTGTACAAAGTTATTTCACTGGCATAACAGAAGATTAGATATGAGCCTAAAAGGAAAATGCTCCTAGTTGTCTTGTACCGTGGCtaggctgtttctttttgtgtgtCCAGTTCCAGATGAAGAGTGATCTGCAGATGTTGACACTGACATTTGCCTGACAGTATTCCACACCATGCCACACTTAAGATTTTATGGCCCTAAGtgcgaaaaaaaaaatgcatccaaTATGAAAATTACtttcaatgaataaaaaattacaattgCTATTGTTATATCGCAAGTTGGCGCTTTCAAGGCATCGTGTTACAGGTGGTCAAGGAGCTGTTTGAAAACAGTTACCACTGATGAGAAGCAACACTTTTATACTGTTGATGGAAGCTAATTAATGAGGTATGTTAAAAAAACTGGATCTTTGTATCATAGGTATAaagttactaaagaacccttgaaaaacaatCTTTGAAGATGTTGCTGGATGTCCACTTCTAGGAAGAGCTGACACAGTACTCATTCATCTCTATTTATAGCCAGTCTGTCTAagtgtagactgataaatcagtttTTTGACTCTCATTTTATTGACCGGTTTGCTCACTTCTGACTGGTTACTTTTGTTGAAGTCATTTGCCTAtgaggttcacatactttttccaaCACACTGTAAATGGTTGAATGGTGTATTTAATAAGGATTAATGAAGATTTGCTATAGAACCAGAGTGATTAGCCCCTTAACCATGTAATAAGTCCCCCATGCATGTAGTTACGCCACAGCCccaaaaaagtgcaaaatggAGCCTGAAATTGAGAACTTCAGAGCAAACTGTATAGCTACAATATGTGGCTTGTTTTAGCATAATCACTATAAAGTACACCTGTAAGCTGCTGCATACT
Encoded here:
- the gatad1 gene encoding GATA zinc finger domain-containing protein 1, whose product is MPLGLKPCCAVCKTNSSSMWKKGNQGEILCNNCTSKSSITGGSGLSASSAAQQNNGGGKQSKQEIHRRSARLRSTKYKAPASEKKVSTKGKGRRHIFKLKNPIKAPESVSTIITSESIFYKGVYYQIGDVIKVIDEEDGKPYFAQIRGFVQDQYCEKSAALTWLIPTQSSLRDQFDPGTYIVGPEEDLPRKMEYLEFVCHAPSEYFKSRSCPFPTIPIRPEKGYMWTHIGPTPAVTIKETVSCN